In the genome of uncultured Pseudodesulfovibrio sp., one region contains:
- a CDS encoding rod-binding protein, translating into MIDSTVDPRLAAQVADTQDLARFKSQMDGLKKGLSGTDQDKLGKLKKACQNFEAVFIGKLWEQMKQSVPKEGYLHSKQEDTYMSMFNRDFSEKMAQAGGIGLADMIYGQLSQKLKQASQETLAGGVEINPVQEEGIPLKRGPQAIALNRSQGMTLEDWGGDAVSEDSRGAAPLEATPAETSQAGPTGVLSDVEVKARLDALTRRLEARRIREGLAATAQGAGRKGYATEAAASDDKVGRKLAEIG; encoded by the coding sequence ATGATCGACAGCACCGTGGATCCCCGACTGGCCGCGCAGGTGGCCGATACCCAGGACCTGGCCCGTTTCAAGTCGCAGATGGACGGACTCAAGAAGGGTTTGTCCGGAACGGATCAGGACAAGCTGGGCAAGCTCAAGAAGGCCTGCCAGAACTTCGAGGCGGTTTTCATCGGCAAGCTCTGGGAGCAGATGAAGCAGTCCGTACCCAAGGAAGGCTACCTGCACTCCAAGCAGGAAGACACCTACATGTCCATGTTCAACCGGGACTTCTCCGAGAAGATGGCCCAGGCGGGCGGCATCGGACTGGCTGACATGATCTATGGCCAGCTCAGCCAGAAGCTCAAGCAGGCCAGCCAGGAGACGCTTGCCGGTGGCGTGGAGATCAATCCGGTTCAGGAGGAGGGCATCCCCCTGAAGCGGGGCCCGCAGGCCATAGCCCTGAACCGCAGCCAGGGCATGACCCTGGAGGACTGGGGTGGCGATGCGGTATCCGAAGATTCCAGGGGAGCCGCTCCTCTGGAGGCGACCCCGGCAGAAACAAGTCAGGCAGGTCCTACCGGCGTGTTGAGCGACGTGGAGGTCAAAGCCCGGCTCGACGCTCTGACCCGCAGGCTGGAGGCCCGGCGTATCCGCGAAGGCCTGGCCGCCACGGCACAGGGAGCAGGGCGCAAAGGGTACGCGACCGAAGCGGCCGCGAGTGACGACAAGGTTGGCCGGAAACTTGCAGAAATAGGGTGA
- the flgN gene encoding flagellar export chaperone FlgN: MIRLIEENLVRQNKAMLLMFLLLEEEFSRLTQLKPQSVSRVELSIQELMRQIAAERLSLRRLVARVVPTAQRVRDILSELDEDRAEAVSQLLQRLDDAEQKCGVQASKNQQMAMALFDQSKGLLDFMHNQIKPKSTTTYGRTARYAKGVNDARLLSGRL, from the coding sequence ATGATCCGTCTGATAGAGGAAAATTTGGTCCGCCAGAACAAGGCCATGCTGCTCATGTTCTTGTTGCTTGAGGAAGAATTTTCCCGCCTCACCCAGCTCAAGCCCCAGTCTGTTTCGCGGGTGGAACTGTCCATCCAGGAACTCATGCGGCAGATAGCCGCCGAACGTCTTTCCCTGCGCCGCCTTGTCGCCCGCGTGGTCCCCACGGCCCAGCGGGTGCGGGACATCCTGTCCGAATTGGACGAGGATCGGGCCGAGGCCGTCAGCCAGCTGTTGCAGCGGCTGGACGATGCCGAGCAGAAGTGCGGGGTCCAGGCCTCCAAGAACCAGCAGATGGCCATGGCCCTGTTCGACCAGTCCAAGGGGCTGCTCGATTTCATGCACAACCAGATCAAGCCCAAGTCCACCACCACCTACGGGCGCACGGCCCGGTACGCCAAGGGCGTCAATGATGCGCGCCTGCTGAGCGGGAGACTGTAA
- the flgK gene encoding flagellar hook-associated protein FlgK — protein sequence MSFGANSILDMGRWALFASQVQLQVTGENISNVNTEGYSRRSVNLEEGPYIDYSPGQLGTGVKATEVVRHFDEMVEAMYLQQSSLSNMWGNLFEQLQGVEDLLNESSGSGVSDALSQYFNSWNEVSQRPDNYGARQTVINDAATLITTLKAVDTNLTLMQERINGEVSAQVAEANSLMQDIADLNREIQVHDVPGQNNANALYDERARKVRALAELVDVKTIDNGGGNYTVLTQSGQTLVDAESAFSLDFRAPQQVEDLRPDSTFDGNIYFDGSDDYEYTIEFVSSNAGDAVGQVGSGAGAAQFRVSLDGGVTWLANEDGSERHFYAREYDDRVNVEGLQIWFGSNAGSQGSPSGTFVDGDRFVISPHQGLYWVQNTSHAEEITPQLHFNGEENPQRLTGGSIAALLAFRDNYVGKYRSKLDELAGTVIWETNRRHSQGAGLQAFTVADGTYRVDYINKALASDSTGLAFGDKLQSGSSFMYVYNASTGLLASSAALDFDGSGGTFNPEIHTLEDVRDAFNRTYAGTINATIVNNKLRLEAENGYTFAFGTDSSGLYAALGLNTFFKGSDSKSMAVNEKISGDLDYLATGHVNGAGEMNSGDNTTALSMYDLREVNVTTSTAVEGTTSQTILDYYNGIVGNVGTDTNRAKFNQNFYQTLANDLNDRQQEVSGVNLDEEMSDLIKYQASYTAAAKLITTADQMLQTILSLKP from the coding sequence ATGTCGTTTGGCGCCAACTCCATTCTGGACATGGGCCGGTGGGCCCTGTTCGCCTCGCAGGTTCAACTGCAGGTCACGGGCGAGAATATCTCGAACGTGAACACCGAAGGCTATTCGCGCCGTTCGGTGAACCTGGAGGAAGGTCCCTATATCGACTATTCGCCCGGCCAGCTCGGCACGGGTGTGAAGGCCACGGAAGTGGTCCGGCATTTCGACGAGATGGTCGAGGCCATGTATCTGCAGCAGTCCTCCCTGAGCAACATGTGGGGCAACCTCTTCGAACAGCTCCAGGGCGTGGAGGATCTGCTCAACGAGTCCAGCGGAAGCGGCGTGAGCGACGCACTTTCACAGTATTTCAATTCCTGGAACGAAGTCTCCCAGCGGCCCGACAACTATGGGGCGCGCCAGACCGTGATCAACGACGCGGCCACCCTGATCACCACCCTCAAGGCCGTGGACACCAACCTTACGCTCATGCAGGAGCGGATCAACGGCGAGGTGTCCGCCCAGGTGGCCGAGGCCAACAGCCTGATGCAGGACATCGCCGACCTGAACCGAGAGATCCAGGTCCATGACGTGCCCGGCCAGAACAACGCCAACGCGCTGTACGACGAACGCGCGCGCAAGGTTCGCGCCCTGGCCGAGCTGGTGGACGTCAAGACCATCGACAACGGTGGCGGCAACTATACGGTGCTGACCCAGTCCGGGCAGACCCTGGTGGACGCGGAGAGCGCCTTTTCTCTCGACTTCCGGGCTCCCCAACAGGTCGAGGACCTGCGGCCCGATTCCACCTTTGACGGCAATATTTATTTCGACGGCAGCGACGACTACGAATACACCATCGAATTCGTATCCTCCAACGCGGGCGATGCGGTGGGGCAGGTCGGTTCGGGCGCTGGTGCGGCCCAGTTCCGCGTCTCCCTGGACGGCGGCGTGACCTGGCTGGCCAACGAGGACGGCAGCGAGCGCCATTTCTATGCCCGCGAATACGACGACCGGGTCAATGTCGAGGGGTTGCAGATATGGTTCGGCTCCAACGCCGGTTCCCAGGGTTCTCCCTCGGGCACCTTCGTGGACGGCGACCGTTTCGTCATCAGCCCGCATCAGGGTCTGTACTGGGTACAGAACACCTCCCACGCAGAGGAGATCACCCCGCAGCTGCATTTCAACGGCGAGGAAAACCCCCAGCGCCTCACCGGCGGTTCCATTGCCGCGTTGCTCGCCTTCCGCGACAACTATGTGGGCAAGTACCGCTCCAAGCTCGACGAGCTGGCCGGAACGGTCATCTGGGAGACCAACCGCCGACACAGCCAGGGCGCGGGGTTGCAGGCCTTCACCGTGGCCGACGGCACCTACCGGGTGGACTACATCAACAAGGCCCTGGCCAGCGACTCCACAGGGTTGGCCTTCGGCGACAAGCTCCAGTCCGGCAGTTCCTTCATGTACGTCTACAACGCCTCCACCGGCCTGTTGGCTTCCAGCGCGGCGTTGGACTTCGACGGCAGCGGCGGGACCTTCAACCCGGAGATCCACACCCTGGAGGACGTGCGCGACGCCTTCAACCGGACTTACGCGGGTACCATCAACGCGACCATCGTCAACAACAAGCTGCGCCTGGAGGCAGAGAACGGCTATACCTTCGCCTTTGGCACGGATTCATCCGGTCTCTATGCCGCTCTGGGGCTGAACACCTTTTTCAAGGGCAGCGACTCGAAGTCCATGGCGGTCAACGAGAAGATCTCCGGCGACCTGGACTACCTGGCCACGGGCCATGTGAACGGGGCAGGGGAGATGAACTCGGGCGACAACACCACGGCCCTGTCCATGTACGACCTGCGCGAAGTCAATGTGACCACTTCCACGGCGGTGGAGGGGACCACTTCGCAGACCATCCTCGACTACTACAACGGCATCGTGGGCAACGTGGGTACGGATACCAACCGGGCCAAGTTCAATCAGAATTTCTACCAGACCCTGGCCAACGACCTGAATGATCGCCAGCAGGAAGTCTCGGGCGTGAACCTGGACGAGGAAATGAGCGATCTGATCAAGTACCAGGCTTCCTACACCGCGGCGGCCAAATTGATCACCACTGCGGACCAGATGCTGCAGACCATTCTGTCGCTCAAACCGTAG
- the flgL gene encoding flagellar hook-associated protein FlgL: MRVTQQMLFNRYVYNLNTSLTSLMDLNVKAQTQKAINKPSDDPTGMTRILDHRDTLRSLDQYGENISTAKGWLGSADEALMQVSTILTRAKELATQVATGTVDNNNREQVSYEMRSLFDQLISLANSDFEDKSIFAGHKTDGSAFKQIMWLTTNDEDFGRNAEFTVNGSSDTTVLVQYYDTTGATPVGGNMNLSDPNLGVRYSTDGGRTWKTDATMNFSGSEGVLNLPQSGTSVSFHGDTAIKVNDRTDESVSDGTWMWIRPSAQYIGDDQDAPPMVDSLGPGVNQISAAASGSFLDSNVTIRIDNKTAVTMDQAIQYSYSVDGGINWVTGNVAQADTSSNEAVLSVANGGILTLTSNGSNQLQPGQQFVIRPHVAAIKLDVSASEQIQVNNVGKDIFGGIYMDPDTILSSNGSILTLGSLNAGRVFHSNAAPNMALSIQGQDEDSMNLFEVMGNLVAFAETNNQTGCQQSLANLVKAQEHIMNSIAEVGGRQNRLAISETIVDGLTLNEKSLLSSIEDADVSELMTDLAQQQIVYESVLRSTSMIMQLNLSKFI; this comes from the coding sequence ATGCGCGTAACACAACAGATGCTCTTCAACAGGTACGTGTACAACCTGAACACGTCGCTGACCTCGCTCATGGACCTGAACGTCAAGGCCCAGACGCAGAAGGCCATCAACAAGCCGAGCGACGACCCCACGGGTATGACCCGCATCCTGGACCACCGCGACACCCTGCGGTCCCTGGACCAGTACGGCGAGAACATTTCCACGGCCAAGGGCTGGCTGGGCAGTGCGGACGAAGCCCTTATGCAGGTCTCGACCATCCTGACCCGGGCCAAGGAACTGGCCACCCAGGTGGCTACCGGTACGGTCGACAACAACAACCGCGAGCAGGTCAGCTACGAAATGCGCTCCCTGTTCGATCAGCTCATCAGCCTGGCCAACTCCGATTTCGAGGACAAGTCCATATTTGCCGGGCACAAGACGGATGGTTCGGCCTTCAAGCAGATCATGTGGCTGACCACCAACGACGAGGATTTCGGGCGCAACGCGGAGTTTACGGTCAACGGCTCCTCGGACACCACGGTTCTGGTCCAGTACTACGACACCACGGGAGCCACCCCGGTTGGCGGCAACATGAACCTGTCCGACCCCAACCTGGGCGTTCGGTATTCCACAGACGGCGGCCGTACCTGGAAGACCGACGCGACCATGAATTTTTCGGGAAGCGAAGGGGTGTTGAATCTGCCCCAGAGCGGTACCAGCGTAAGCTTTCACGGGGACACCGCCATCAAGGTGAACGACCGGACCGATGAATCCGTGTCCGACGGCACCTGGATGTGGATCAGGCCGTCGGCCCAGTATATCGGCGACGATCAGGACGCCCCGCCCATGGTGGATTCCCTGGGCCCGGGCGTGAACCAGATTTCCGCGGCGGCCTCGGGTTCGTTCCTGGATTCCAACGTGACCATCCGCATCGACAACAAGACGGCGGTCACCATGGACCAGGCGATCCAGTATTCCTACAGTGTGGACGGCGGCATCAACTGGGTGACCGGCAACGTGGCCCAGGCGGACACTTCGTCCAACGAGGCGGTCCTGTCCGTGGCCAACGGCGGTATCCTGACCCTGACCTCCAATGGCTCCAACCAGCTCCAGCCGGGCCAGCAGTTCGTCATCCGGCCTCATGTTGCGGCCATCAAGCTGGACGTCTCGGCCAGCGAGCAGATTCAGGTCAACAACGTGGGCAAGGACATCTTCGGCGGCATCTACATGGACCCGGACACCATCCTGTCGTCCAACGGCTCCATCCTGACGCTCGGCAGTCTGAACGCAGGCCGGGTGTTCCACTCCAACGCCGCGCCGAACATGGCTCTGTCCATTCAGGGCCAGGACGAGGATTCCATGAACCTGTTCGAGGTCATGGGCAATCTGGTGGCCTTTGCCGAGACGAACAACCAGACCGGCTGCCAGCAGTCTCTGGCCAACCTCGTCAAGGCTCAGGAACACATCATGAACTCCATCGCCGAGGTGGGCGGCAGGCAGAACCGCCTGGCCATCAGCGAGACCATCGTGGACGGGCTGACGCTCAACGAGAAGTCGCTGCTCAGTTCCATCGAGGACGCGGACGTGTCCGAACTGATGACCGATCTGGCGCAGCAGCAGATCGTCTACGAGTCCGTGCTGCGCTCGACTTCGATGATCATGCAGCTCAATCTTTCAAAGTTTATATAA
- the csrA gene encoding carbon storage regulator CsrA, which produces MLILTRRPGESLYLGDNIKLKILSVQGKQIKIGLDVPEDMTVYREEVYLKIKEQNRQALEVNQQDLLAAAALWQKKERKK; this is translated from the coding sequence ATGTTGATTCTGACCCGGAGACCGGGAGAAAGCCTCTATTTGGGCGATAATATCAAGCTGAAGATCCTGAGCGTTCAGGGGAAGCAGATAAAGATCGGCCTGGATGTACCCGAAGACATGACCGTCTATCGGGAGGAGGTCTATTTGAAGATCAAGGAACAGAACAGGCAGGCGCTGGAAGTCAACCAGCAGGACCTGCTCGCGGCGGCGGCGCTATGGCAAAAGAAAGAACGCAAAAAATAA
- the fliW gene encoding flagellar assembly protein FliW produces MTRLGEREILTDSILYFPRGLVGLENKREFTLLPVREGDSPFLLLQCVTDPGLGLLVADPYSFIDDYDVKIENPDRKALKVENIRQLAILVTVTIPQDKPEDTTLNLQGPIVINTETRIGLQIPQTEAGYPTHFRPIGS; encoded by the coding sequence ATGACCCGGCTGGGCGAGCGGGAGATTCTCACCGACTCCATCCTCTATTTTCCCCGGGGATTGGTGGGGCTCGAGAACAAGCGTGAGTTCACGCTGCTTCCGGTCAGGGAAGGGGATTCGCCGTTTTTGCTGTTGCAGTGTGTCACGGATCCGGGCCTCGGACTCCTGGTGGCCGATCCCTACAGCTTTATCGACGATTATGACGTGAAGATCGAGAATCCGGACCGTAAGGCCCTGAAAGTGGAGAATATCCGCCAGCTGGCCATCCTGGTGACCGTGACCATTCCACAGGACAAACCTGAAGACACCACCCTCAATCTCCAGGGGCCGATTGTCATCAACACGGAGACGAGGATAGGTCTTCAGATTCCACAGACGGAAGCGGGCTATCCCACACACTTCCGGCCGATAGGGTCCTGA
- the flgM gene encoding flagellar biosynthesis anti-sigma factor FlgM — MVIRNIVGDQNPYANKKIERPEAKDVRNTQESVKTSGEAADRVVLSSEARLRGAALQTAKEAPDTRREKVDELKRQVKDGTYRPNIKKAAANLIRDDLDLFV; from the coding sequence ATGGTTATTAGAAACATTGTGGGGGACCAGAACCCTTACGCGAACAAGAAGATCGAACGGCCCGAGGCCAAGGATGTCCGCAACACCCAGGAAAGCGTAAAGACTTCCGGGGAAGCGGCCGACCGCGTGGTTCTCTCGTCCGAGGCCCGGTTGCGGGGCGCCGCCCTGCAGACCGCCAAGGAAGCGCCCGACACCCGCCGCGAAAAGGTGGATGAGCTCAAGCGCCAGGTCAAGGACGGAACCTATCGGCCGAACATCAAAAAGGCCGCCGCGAATCTGATTCGTGACGACCTCGATCTCTTCGTTTAG
- a CDS encoding DVU0524 family FlgM-associated protein, with product MNTSSANVRNMLRTYGKQLTSAKRLARFRQAMGGAEPPDDIARQAKRRELVQRIAHEVIENLIVNSDRSPVVQAVLDQLENEFGSRYVFEYPLDGGDVQIIRETPQGPQDVEGSERSKVLRRLWEIALSKVDGTML from the coding sequence GTGAATACATCGTCCGCCAATGTTCGCAATATGCTGCGCACCTATGGGAAGCAGCTTACGAGCGCCAAGCGTCTTGCACGCTTCAGGCAGGCGATGGGCGGTGCGGAACCCCCGGACGACATCGCCAGGCAGGCCAAGCGCCGGGAGTTGGTGCAGCGCATTGCTCACGAGGTCATTGAAAACCTGATCGTCAATTCCGATCGTTCCCCGGTGGTCCAGGCCGTTCTGGACCAACTGGAAAACGAATTCGGCAGCAGGTACGTGTTTGAGTACCCGCTCGATGGAGGCGACGTTCAGATAATCAGGGAGACGCCACAGGGCCCGCAGGACGTTGAGGGCTCCGAAAGGAGCAAGGTCTTGCGAAGACTGTGGGAAATAGCATTGTCAAAGGTGGATGGCACCATGCTTTGA
- a CDS encoding NAD(+)/NADH kinase: MKRTVGKMLIVSKPGDEAAKTVREAMAGFLKDRGVDFDTCEHRPESAHRSCENGERIGGPFDLIVILGGDGTFIGAARRLLHFKAPLMGVNLGRVGFLTQLERDLWRPWLEDVLENGFQSTPRLVLQYTVLRDGEEVAGGMVVNELVIGRGQLARLVRLGLAYDGVDISCLRADGLIVSTPTGSSAYGASAGGPLVHTGLAATCVIPVCPYQNSFRPMVFPADGVITVRVLEMVGEVNLTEDGQAGVPLAPGDEVVVEKSSVDLLVVDLGQGAYFEKLKKHGFLTER, translated from the coding sequence ATGAAACGTACCGTTGGGAAAATGCTTATCGTCAGCAAGCCGGGTGACGAGGCCGCCAAAACCGTGCGCGAGGCCATGGCCGGCTTTCTGAAAGACAGAGGCGTGGATTTCGATACTTGCGAGCACCGTCCGGAGTCTGCCCACAGGTCCTGCGAGAACGGGGAGCGCATAGGCGGTCCCTTCGACCTGATCGTCATCCTGGGCGGAGACGGCACTTTTATCGGCGCGGCCCGGCGTCTGCTTCATTTCAAGGCCCCGCTCATGGGCGTCAACCTCGGGCGGGTGGGGTTTCTGACGCAGCTTGAACGCGATCTCTGGCGTCCCTGGCTTGAGGACGTTCTGGAAAACGGATTCCAGTCGACCCCCCGGTTGGTTCTCCAATACACCGTACTGCGCGACGGCGAAGAGGTAGCCGGAGGGATGGTGGTCAACGAACTGGTCATCGGGCGCGGGCAATTGGCCCGGCTCGTTCGGCTCGGACTGGCCTATGACGGCGTCGATATTTCCTGCCTGCGGGCGGACGGGCTCATCGTGTCCACGCCCACCGGTTCGTCGGCTTACGGAGCGTCGGCCGGCGGTCCTCTGGTCCACACCGGGCTCGCGGCCACCTGCGTAATCCCGGTCTGCCCCTATCAGAACAGTTTCAGGCCCATGGTCTTTCCGGCGGACGGCGTGATCACCGTGCGCGTCCTGGAGATGGTGGGTGAGGTGAATTTAACCGAAGACGGCCAGGCCGGGGTCCCGCTCGCACCGGGCGACGAGGTGGTCGTGGAAAAATCGTCCGTCGATCTCCTGGTGGTGGATCTGGGCCAGGGCGCGTATTTCGAGAAATTGAAGAAACACGGTTTTCTGACCGAGAGGTGA
- a CDS encoding MltA domain-containing protein produces the protein MRQVFTDIRPSLWRALRLLLAVVCLAALLSCVRSGPLFQSRSAEPTERETAAQASETNAAAEDSAPSDAVSSDTVEPGVEEMAGLPDEGCLYRAEAVSRLTLRPVREPLTIPACDMFFPLSNVEGAQNMARLDIKSQGLDSWRALEGPVQRSLEYALNMPADEPALARPGMSLTWGQVVRSLEEFIDLLPLLDTDPDLLAERFVWYGMRQKPLMTGYYTPEIEASLTRQPGYEYPIYGVPEDLCYGPVRGRYRFYRVDNGRVLSYYKRGDVDLHKVLSGRGLEIAWAKDPVDVFYMQVEGCGRLRLPDGTTRNVLYGAKNGHGFRSLGRILHAKGLLPDGHLAKEDVKRYFAKHPEKMFELMAENRSYVFFRLENSPPEGTIGKPLTPMVSLATDRKLLPLGSLLAFEAEIPEARDGRPSGKRKIAGIGLAQDTGTAIQGPHVDYYIGEGNAVAPIASNIKTEATVYLLISKEALING, from the coding sequence ATGCGGCAAGTTTTCACTGACATTCGGCCCTCCCTGTGGCGGGCGCTACGGCTTTTGTTGGCCGTGGTCTGCCTGGCCGCGCTCTTGTCGTGCGTGCGCTCCGGTCCGCTGTTCCAGTCAAGATCGGCAGAGCCGACCGAACGGGAGACCGCTGCACAGGCGTCCGAAACCAATGCGGCGGCCGAGGATTCCGCGCCTTCCGATGCCGTGTCTTCGGACACGGTGGAGCCGGGTGTCGAGGAAATGGCCGGATTGCCTGACGAGGGCTGCCTGTACCGCGCCGAAGCGGTCAGTCGTCTGACCTTGCGGCCCGTGCGCGAGCCGCTGACCATCCCGGCCTGCGACATGTTTTTTCCCCTGTCGAACGTGGAAGGCGCGCAGAACATGGCCCGGCTGGACATCAAGAGCCAGGGGCTTGATTCCTGGCGCGCCCTGGAAGGACCGGTTCAGCGCAGCCTGGAGTATGCTCTGAACATGCCCGCCGACGAGCCCGCTCTGGCCCGGCCCGGCATGTCCCTGACCTGGGGGCAGGTGGTCCGCTCCCTGGAGGAGTTCATCGACCTGCTGCCGCTGCTGGACACGGACCCGGACCTGCTGGCCGAACGGTTCGTCTGGTACGGCATGCGCCAGAAGCCGCTCATGACCGGCTACTACACCCCGGAGATCGAAGCCAGCCTGACACGGCAACCCGGCTATGAGTATCCCATCTACGGCGTGCCCGAGGATCTGTGCTACGGACCGGTGCGGGGCCGTTACCGGTTCTACCGCGTGGACAATGGTCGGGTGCTGTCGTACTACAAGCGCGGCGACGTGGACCTGCACAAGGTTCTGTCCGGCCGGGGGCTCGAGATCGCCTGGGCCAAGGACCCGGTGGACGTCTTCTACATGCAGGTGGAAGGGTGCGGACGGCTGCGGCTGCCCGACGGAACCACCCGCAACGTGCTCTACGGGGCCAAGAACGGCCATGGATTCCGCTCGCTGGGGCGCATCCTCCACGCCAAGGGACTGCTCCCGGACGGCCATCTGGCCAAAGAGGACGTTAAACGATATTTTGCCAAGCATCCCGAGAAGATGTTTGAGCTCATGGCCGAGAATCGGAGCTACGTGTTCTTCCGTCTGGAGAACTCGCCGCCCGAGGGAACAATTGGAAAGCCGTTGACGCCGATGGTTTCACTGGCTACAGACCGAAAGCTCCTGCCGCTCGGCAGTCTGCTGGCCTTTGAGGCCGAAATTCCCGAGGCCCGCGACGGTCGGCCCTCAGGCAAACGCAAGATAGCGGGCATCGGCCTTGCCCAGGACACCGGCACGGCCATCCAGGGCCCCCATGTCGATTATTACATAGGCGAGGGCAACGCGGTGGCGCCCATCGCCAGCAACATCAAGACCGAGGCCACCGTTTACCTCCTCATAAGCAAAGAAGCACTGATCAATGGCTGA
- a CDS encoding DUF4254 domain-containing protein encodes MADITHDSIKNTIRDAVAHQTRSVMDWHFGEPVYEGKPDDDLAGLQGLRELVGRQHWANFQLWHVEDRARRKDVDARVIADCKYAIDKLNQERNDLIERVDECLISAMAPLLPGDAPERYNTETVGMALDRLSIQALKIYHMKEQCSRKDVDADHIQQCDNKVGVLKRQHNDLERAVLELIDEYFAGTKKPKVYFQFKMYNDPKLNPELYGNKK; translated from the coding sequence ATGGCTGACATTACACACGATTCCATCAAGAATACCATTCGGGACGCCGTGGCCCATCAGACCCGGTCCGTCATGGACTGGCACTTTGGCGAGCCTGTATACGAAGGCAAACCCGATGACGATTTGGCCGGCCTCCAGGGACTGCGCGAACTGGTTGGCCGTCAGCACTGGGCCAATTTCCAGCTCTGGCACGTTGAGGACCGCGCACGGCGCAAGGATGTGGACGCCCGCGTCATCGCCGACTGCAAATACGCCATCGACAAGCTCAATCAGGAGCGCAACGATCTCATCGAGCGGGTGGACGAATGTCTGATTTCCGCCATGGCTCCGCTTCTGCCCGGTGACGCCCCGGAGCGGTACAATACCGAGACCGTGGGCATGGCCCTGGACCGGCTGTCCATCCAGGCGCTCAAGATATATCATATGAAAGAGCAATGCTCGCGCAAGGACGTGGACGCGGATCACATCCAGCAGTGCGACAACAAGGTCGGCGTGCTCAAGCGCCAGCACAACGATCTGGAACGGGCTGTTCTGGAACTGATCGACGAGTATTTCGCCGGAACCAAGAAGCCCAAGGTCTATTTCCAGTTCAAGATGTACAACGACCCCAAGCTCAACCCGGAACTTTACGGAAACAAGAAATAG